TTCCACGTGTTCGCGTAGGTGCGCACACCATCGGTGCCCAGCGTCGAGGTGGAAGTCGTCGAGGACAACGTCCAGTCCGGATGCGTCTTGATGGAAGACTCACGCTCGACATAGAGGAGAGTCTCCGCGAGATCGTTCTTCCGATCCACGACGATCTTGTTGCTGGTGTTGGTGAAGGCGGCGACCGTCGGCACGTTGAGGATGCGTTCGGTATCGGTGATCTGCCACACGCTGGACGGCTCGAAACTGCACGTCAGGTCCAGCGTCCACACCTCGAAGCTCGTCTTGTAGGTTCCGTCGGAACGCTCCCAATCCCATGTCCTCGTCGTCCAGTGATCATTCCGGGTCGGACGGATCGCGACGATCGATGTGTCTTCCGCAGCGCGCCATCCGGCCTGAGCATTGATGTCGTCGGTCAGCGGCACTTTGCCGTTGACGTCGGGGATGGCCAGCAGTGCCACGAGAGCATCCCGCTCGAGGTCGGTCAGATCGTCGCGGGCGATCGTCTGCGCATCCACCACATCGCCGCTGTTGACGCACTCGGCGAATCCGTCGGCGAGCGGCCCGGTCAGCAGGAACGACGCCCCCTGGTACTCCTTCTCCCACGTCGTCTCGTAGGTGAGGTGGAACTCTGTCGGAGTCCCCGCGTCGATGTCGGGGGAGGTCGCGTAGGTGACCTCGAAGTGAGTCGCCCGGTCGAGGGGGCCGTTCGTCACCGCGATGATCTGCCCCGACGGTGTGAACGTCGCATTCGACCGATAGGTGAAGGCATGGTAGCCGGGGAGGATGGGCCAGGCGATGAGCGCACCCACGATGATCAAGGCGCCGGTGATCATCAGGGTGCGGCGTCGCCAATTCATGCCCAGATCATACAAGTGGCGAAGCGCCCCGCCGACTGTAAGACGACGGACTCGACGTCTTGGTATTGCCCTCGCACGTGTGCGAAGAGCACCATCGAGTCATGACCAAGTTCCTCATCTCGTTCCCCAGCCATGCGATGCAGGTCCCCGACGAAGAGATGCCCGCCGTCGTGGCGTCGTCGCATGCGGTGATCGCCGAGATCAAGGCGGCGGGCGTCTACGTCTTCGGCGGCGGTATCGCCGAGGAGATCGCACCGGTGCTCGTGTCCGGCGAGGGCGTCGTCGCGAGCGAGATCTATCCGGGCAGCGACCTCACCGGCGGTTTCACCGTGCTCGAGGTGCCGACACGCGACGAAGCCATCGAATGGGCGCGCAAGATCGCGGTGGCCTGTCGCTGCCCGCAGGAGCTCCGCGAGTTCGGCTACGACCCCGAGAGCTGAACCAGATCCTGAAACCCCAGACCTAGATCCGGGAGACCGGACGGATCGCCGTATCGATCTCGGCCCAGACGGCATCCAGTGAGATGTCGAGCACGCCTGCGATCGCGGCGACGGTCGAGAAGGCGGGAGTCGCGACGCGGCCCGACTCGATCTTGCGCAACGTCTCGGGCGAGACCCCCGCATCGAGTGCCACGCTCAGCATCGACCGGTCCCCGCGCGCGCGACGCAGCAGGGCGCCCAGGCGCTCGCCGCGTTCGACGTCGGCGGGAGTGAGCGGCGTCCGGACCATCATGACGCCCATACTAATACCGGGATAGTATTACCGGGTGATCGAGATCCTGAACGACGACGAAATCGCCCGCGCCCGCGACACCGGGGCGCTGGTCGGCACAATCCTGCAGACCCTGAAAGAGCGTGCCGCCGTCGGCGTGAACCTGCTCGACTTCGACCGCTGGACGAAGCAGATGATCGAGGATGCCGGCGCCGAATCCTGCTACGTCGACTACGCGCCGTCCTTCGGCCGCGGACCCTTCGGCCACTACGTCTGCACCGCCGTGAACGACGCGGTGCTGCACGGCATGCCCCACGACTACACGCTCGCCGACGGCGACCTGCTGACCCTCGACCTCGCCGTCACGCTCCGCGGCATCTCCGCCGACGCCGCCATCAGCTTCATCGTCGGCGAGACGCAGGCTCCCGAAGACCTCGCACTGATCGACGCGACCGAGCGCGCGCTCGCCGCCGGCATCGCGGCTGTGAAGCCCGGCGCGCGCATCGGCGACCTCTCCCGCGCGATCGGTACCGTGCTGCGCGCCGACGGCTACCAGGTCAACCTCGAGTTCGGCGGCCACGGCATCGGCTCGACCATGCACCAGGACCCGCACGTCGCGAACGACGGCCGCCCCGGCCGCGGCTTCATCCTGCGCCCCGGACTCCTGCTCGCCCTCGAGCCGTGGGTCATGGCCGACACCAAAGAACTCGTGGTCGACGACGACGGCTGGACTCTCCGCAGTGCCACCGGATGCCGCACGGCTCACACCGAGCACACGATCGCGGTCACCGAGACCGGCGCCGAGATCCTGACACTGCCCCGAGCCTGACGCCCGCCCGTCGGGCCCGCCGCACGGCGCGCCCGACGGTGTCCTTCACGCGTCCGCCCGGCCACTCGCGACGCAACTCGACCGCACCATCGGGTCCGGCGACCAGCACACACGGTCGCCCGGCCAGCAGAGGCGAGCGCCCCGCACGAGCGAGCACCGCGGCATCCGCCTGCAACGGCACATCGAACGTCCACCCGGCTCGGCGCACCTTCGCGACGATCCGTCCTCCGCGCGACTCGTCAGCGGCGCCGAACACCTTCAACGGGTCGATCGCGAGCGTGACGGTGCGCAGGTCCGACGAGCCTCCGGTCGCGAGCACGCGGCCGTCACCCGATCGAGGCCCGTCGAGGAGCACCTCGACGCGGTCGTTCTGCAGTTCGCGGCCGGCGACCAGCACCCCGGGCGGCAGATCCGACAACGCCGCATCCGACAACGCCGCATCCGACAACGCCGCATCCGACAGCGGCAGCGAGGTGAGCGCGCCACTCCCCGGCGCGAACGTCAGAGCATCCGCCCCGTCCCGTGTCACGCGAACATCCACCGTCAGATACAACCCGCCACCCCGCGACCATCGGGCCGATGTGACGTCGGCCCGACATTCCAACTCGGTCTCGAACTGCGCGAATCGCACGAGGTCGTCGCGGCGGTCGGCGCGCAGCAGCGCAGCGCGGATCCGATGCGGGAACGCGAGGCCGCCGTCGACGCCCGGTCCGAACCGTTCCCGCGCCAGGGGGCCGACCACGTCGAGCAGCCGGTTCCGATACGCGGCGGGATACTTCAGCATCTTGCGTCCGGCCAGGCGATTCAGGATCTTGCCACGGAACCAGTGGCGCAGCAGCCGGTCGCGCAGCCGCCCGGGCTCGGTGTGCGCCTCGACGATGTCGAGCACGGCCTCCAGATGGGGGAAGTAGCTCTCCGGGTCGATGCGCGACGAGCTCGCACTGCCCGGATGCTTCACCCACGCGTAGCAGGGAGTGCTCGCGAGGATCGAGATCGTGCGTGCCGCGAAGTACGCCTGCATCACGAACAGGTGATCCTCCAGGCGCACCTTCCCATCGGGGAATCGGATGCCGTTCTCCCGCAGGAACGCCGTGCGGAACATCTTGTGCGGGGTCAGCATCTCGAGCAGGGGATCGGTGCCGAGCGTGGCACGCGGGATGTCGCGGCGGAAGATCCGGCTCGGCAACTCGCGGCCGATCCCCACCTCCTTGCCCACGACCACATCGGACTCGTTGCGGTCGGCGTAGTCGCACAGCTTCTCGAGCGCCTCTTCGAACAGCCAGTCGTCCTGGTCGACGAACTGCACGTAGGTGCCGCGCGCGCTCTCGACCCCGCGGTTGCGCGGCGTGCCGGGCCATCCCGAATGCGGCAGGTTGAGCACGCGCACGTATGGTCGGGTGCGCGCGACCTCAGCGAGGCGGGCTTCGGTCTCCTCGCCGGATCCGTCGTCGCACAGCAACACCTCGAAGTCGGACCGCGAGAGCGTCTGCCGGTCGAGGGAGGTGATCAGGTCGTCGAAACTGCGATCCGGGCGGAAGACCGGAACGACCACGCTCACGCGGAGCGGGCTCTGCCGACGGGACGCCGGTTCGTGAGAAGGCGATTGAGATGGCGATTGCGATACGGACACCATCGGGAGTAAAACATGTGGAGCTATGCCCCGCACGGGGGTTGCCTTTCCGTCTCCTGCATGCTTGGCGAGGTCGCACACTCTCACCCCACACCCAGGGTTAACGATATATCGTTGACTATCGCTCACCACTTCTGGGAGGTCATCATGAACAACGCATTCCCCTCGAACCCGTTCGGCGGCGCCGGCTTCGGCGCAGGCCAGGGCGGCCCGGCATCCGCGATCTTCGATGCCATGGACCAGCTTCGCAAGTCGTTCGAGTCCCGCCCCAGCGGCGGCTCCCGCATGGCCCGCGGCGACGTCCGCTCGTCGGTGCTCTCCCTGCTGGCCGAGAAGCCGATGCACGGGTACCAGATCATCAACGAGATCGCCGAACGCAGCGGCGGATCCTGGAAGCCCAGCGCCGGATCGGTCTACCCGACCCTGCAGCTGCTCGCCGACGAGGGTCTGATCGAGGCCGAGGAGCAGAACGGCCGCAAGACCTACTCGCTCACCGAGGCGGGACGCGATGTCGCCGCCGAGTCGTCGGAGACCCCCGCGCCGTGGGAGTCGTCGGCCGACAAGGACGCGCACCGAACGACGCCCGCTTCAGCGCGCTGCCCAAGGCCGGTGTCGACCTCGCGGCCGCCGCCGCGCAGGTCGGCCGCAGCGGATCGCCCGAGCAGGTGCAGCCGCCATCGACGTGCTCGACGACGCGCGCCGTAGGCTCTACTCGATCCTCGCTCAGGACTGATCGCGCAGTGCGTCATCCGGTGAGGCCCGGCGAAGGGACCCCCGATGACGGATGCTGCGGCACAGGGCGTCATCGCGCCCGATACCGCCGCATCCTGTCGTTCGCGGCACGCGAGTTCGTGCAGATCTGGTGGTTCGAACTCGTGCTGCCGCGCCTCGGCATGAGCGGCGCTCGCCGAGCGCACCCGGGCGCCGCGCATGCAGCAGTTCGCGCGACGCTTCCACGCGCTCGCGATCGAACTCGGCGGCCTCATGATCAAGGTCGGGCAGTTCATGTCGTCGCGCCTCGACGTGCTGCCGCCCGAGATCACGGCCGAGCTCGAAGGGCTGCAGGACGAGGTGCCGGCCGTGCCGTTCGCCGACATCCGCGCGGCCGCCGAGGCCGAACTCGGCATCCCGCTCGACCGCGCCTACGCCTGGTTCGACGAGACGCCGGTGGCCGCGGCATCCCTCGGGCAGGCGCATCGCGCCCGGCTCTCCGAGGCGGATGCGGCCGACACCGGGCTCGAGAACGTCGTCGTCAAGGTGCAGCGCCCGGGCATCGACGGGATCGTCGCGGTCGACCTCGCCGCGCTCCGCCGGGTCGCGAAGTGGCTCACGCGGGTGCGGCTCGTCGCTGACCGCGTCGATGCCCCCGCGCTCGTCGAGGAGTTCGCCGAGACCAGCCTCGAGGAGATCGACTACCTGCACGAGGCCGCCAGCGCCGAGCGGTTCCGCGAGAACTTCGCGGACGATCCCGCGCGTCGACACCCCCGAGATCGTCTGGGAGCGGTCGACCCGCCGCGTGCTCACGCTCTCGGACGTCACGGCGATCAAGATCAACGACACCGAGGCCCTCCGCGCCGCCGGCATCGACCCCGCGAAGGTCGCCGAGGTGTTCGCCGAGGTGATGTTCGACCAGGTGTTCACGCACAGCTTCGTGCACGCCGACCCGCACCCCGGCAACATCTTCGTGACGCCGGGTCGAACGTCGAGTTCGACGCCGGGCACGGATGGCCCCGACTGGCGTCTCACCTTCATCGACTTCGGCATGATGGCCGAGGTGCCCGACAGCCTGCGCGACGGCCTGCGCACCCTGCTGATCGCCGTCGCCGGGCGCGACAGCCGCGGGCTCGTGAAGGCCGCGCAGGAGATCGGCGTGCTGCTGCCCTCGGCCGACACCGGCGAGCTCGAACGCGCCCTCACCGCGCTGTTCGCCCGCTTCGGCGGCATGGGGTTCGCCGAGCTGAGCACGGTCGATCCGCGCGAGTTCCGCGACTTCGCCGACGAGTTCGGCGACATGGTGCGCTCGCTCCCGCTGCAGCTGCCCGAGAACATGCTGCTGCTCATCCGCGCGGTCTCGCTGACCTCGGGCATGTGCAGCGGGCTCGACCCGTCGTTCAACGTCTGGGATGCCGCCGAGCCCTACGCCGGCCGCCTGTTGCGCGATGAGACCGGCAATGTCGTGCAGGCGTTCGCCTCGCGCGCCATGGAGACGGCCGGGGTGACGATGCGGCTGCCGCAGCGCATCGACGACGTGATCTCCCGCGTCAACGACGGCACGGTCACGTTCGACACCTCCCGTCTCGAGCGGCGCCTGGACCGGCTGGAGGGCATCGCCCGGCGCATCGGCTCCGGCGTGCTGTTCGCGGCGATGCTCGTCGGGGGCGCGTTGCTCGTGCCCTCGATCGAGCCGCTCGGCATCACCCTGATCTGCGCCTCGGCGTTGCCGCTCCTGCACGCGGTGTTCGCCGGCATCGGGCGCCGCGGGCCGCGCTAGACCGCTCGCGAGCCCGCGCGCATCCGGCGCATCCGCCGCCGATATGCCAGGGTGTCGACTATGACTGACCTCGCCGCCAGCCCTGCCCGTCGTGTTCCGCTCGGACTCGCGATCGGGGCTGCCGGTGCCGTGATCGGTCTTCTGCCCGGCGTCATCGGCGGCGGACGTCTGCCGGCGCAGAACCTCTGGGCGACGCAGACCCTGCCGGAGGACATGCCGTTCGCGCTCCTGCCGATCAGCCAGTACACCGTCGGCACCGTGCTCTGCCTGTTCGTGGTCGGGGGCGTCGCCGCCGGTCTCGGCATCCGCGCCCTGCGCCGTCGGAATGGGATCCCCGCCTGGTCCGCCGCCGTCGGTCTCGCGGCGGTGCACCTGATCGCGATCGTGCAGACCTTCGCCGTGCTCGCCGTGGGCCTCGGCATCTCCTCCGGTGACCGGCGCGTGCTGCTCTACTTCGGAGGGATGCTGGGAGGAGCCGTCGTCGTCGCCCTTCTCGCCCAGCTCGGCTTCTGGCTCACATCCCAGCGCAGC
The sequence above is drawn from the Candidatus Microbacterium colombiense genome and encodes:
- a CDS encoding YciI family protein, with product MTKFLISFPSHAMQVPDEEMPAVVASSHAVIAEIKAAGVYVFGGGIAEEIAPVLVSGEGVVASEIYPGSDLTGGFTVLEVPTRDEAIEWARKIAVACRCPQELREFGYDPES
- the map gene encoding type I methionyl aminopeptidase; amino-acid sequence: MIEILNDDEIARARDTGALVGTILQTLKERAAVGVNLLDFDRWTKQMIEDAGAESCYVDYAPSFGRGPFGHYVCTAVNDAVLHGMPHDYTLADGDLLTLDLAVTLRGISADAAISFIVGETQAPEDLALIDATERALAAGIAAVKPGARIGDLSRAIGTVLRADGYQVNLEFGGHGIGSTMHQDPHVANDGRPGRGFILRPGLLLALEPWVMADTKELVVDDDGWTLRSATGCRTAHTEHTIAVTETGAEILTLPRA
- a CDS encoding glycosyltransferase family A protein → MSVVVPVFRPDRSFDDLITSLDRQTLSRSDFEVLLCDDGSGEETEARLAEVARTRPYVRVLNLPHSGWPGTPRNRGVESARGTYVQFVDQDDWLFEEALEKLCDYADRNESDVVVGKEVGIGRELPSRIFRRDIPRATLGTDPLLEMLTPHKMFRTAFLRENGIRFPDGKVRLEDHLFVMQAYFAARTISILASTPCYAWVKHPGSASSSRIDPESYFPHLEAVLDIVEAHTEPGRLRDRLLRHWFRGKILNRLAGRKMLKYPAAYRNRLLDVVGPLARERFGPGVDGGLAFPHRIRAALLRADRRDDLVRFAQFETELECRADVTSARWSRGGGLYLTVDVRVTRDGADALTFAPGSGALTSLPLSDAALSDAALSDAALSDLPPGVLVAGRELQNDRVEVLLDGPRSGDGRVLATGGSSDLRTVTLAIDPLKVFGAADESRGGRIVAKVRRAGWTFDVPLQADAAVLARAGRSPLLAGRPCVLVAGPDGAVELRREWPGGRVKDTVGRAVRRARRAGVRLGAVSGSRRRSR
- a CDS encoding helix-turn-helix transcriptional regulator, producing MVRTPLTPADVERGERLGALLRRARGDRSMLSVALDAGVSPETLRKIESGRVATPAFSTVAAIAGVLDISLDAVWAEIDTAIRPVSRI